A window from Pyrococcus yayanosii CH1 encodes these proteins:
- a CDS encoding DUF257 family protein, producing MDVREFLSAFKLGETVLVEHSSRSRPELLFYQLVVGSSLPVVVDDIMDTLCEYLARLKLAGFNTSPLEEISVVKAEGFKKVGNVIGKIEMGKYVMDVGEYNKILSKVGEGPFVNPVIGMHKMFLLGTIKEGMRLVKTISEHVGNERRVAFYFLNIDALKPVHSEIIALLEEIATSVVVLEGREVRVVKTIKEDLEGRSLRF from the coding sequence ATGGACGTGCGGGAGTTTCTCTCGGCCTTCAAGCTCGGGGAAACAGTGCTTGTCGAGCACTCCTCCCGTTCGAGACCTGAACTATTGTTCTATCAGCTAGTGGTTGGGAGTTCCCTGCCAGTCGTGGTGGATGATATAATGGACACCCTCTGCGAATACCTCGCAAGGCTGAAGCTTGCAGGCTTTAACACATCCCCCTTAGAAGAAATTTCCGTGGTAAAGGCTGAGGGGTTCAAGAAAGTTGGGAACGTCATCGGGAAGATAGAGATGGGAAAGTACGTGATGGATGTCGGGGAATACAATAAGATTCTCTCAAAGGTAGGTGAAGGTCCATTCGTAAACCCGGTAATCGGCATGCATAAAATGTTTCTCCTTGGAACAATAAAGGAGGGCATGAGGTTAGTGAAGACGATATCTGAGCATGTTGGTAATGAAAGAAGGGTGGCGTTCTATTTTCTGAACATCGACGCGCTCAAACCGGTCCACTCAGAGATAATTGCCCTTCTCGAGGAAATAGCAACGTCGGTGGTTGTTCTAGAGGGTAGGGAAGTGAGGGTAGTTAAAACCATAAAAGAGGACCTGGAAGGTAGGAGCCTGAGGTTTTAA
- a CDS encoding ECF transporter S component, with translation MNAKEVALTALMAATGLVLQVSPLKFKTPWGMNIDLVAVPIVLLYFLTGLRTAIFGLAVLALGISLVSTAGPLGASMKFAATLSVLLGLEVAKRLVNDVGIKFFALGYATSVAIRGPLMLVLNYYFALPLWLGVGGDLLIRKVEEMTGLPFWLAIVLPNAIQTVVDILGAAWIATPVAKRLGHII, from the coding sequence ATGAACGCGAAGGAGGTAGCCCTTACGGCGCTCATGGCGGCCACCGGGCTCGTCCTACAGGTAAGTCCTCTCAAGTTCAAGACCCCGTGGGGAATGAACATAGACCTCGTGGCCGTGCCCATAGTTCTTCTTTACTTCCTCACGGGCCTAAGAACGGCCATCTTTGGTCTCGCAGTCCTCGCCCTTGGAATAAGCCTCGTATCTACGGCGGGTCCCCTTGGGGCATCTATGAAGTTCGCCGCGACGCTAAGCGTCCTTTTAGGCCTCGAAGTTGCGAAGAGACTTGTCAACGATGTAGGAATAAAGTTCTTCGCCCTAGGTTATGCTACCTCGGTCGCAATAAGGGGCCCCCTGATGCTCGTCCTCAACTACTACTTTGCCCTCCCCTTATGGCTGGGGGTTGGAGGTGATCTGCTTATAAGAAAGGTTGAAGAGATGACTGGCCTCCCCTTCTGGCTGGCAATAGTCCTCCCCAACGCCATTCAGACGGTGGTAGACATCTTAGGAGCTGCTTGGATCGCTACTCCTGTGGCGAAGAGGCTCGGACACATCATTTAA